The proteins below are encoded in one region of Roseovarius bejariae:
- a CDS encoding beta-1,6-N-acetylglucosaminyltransferase, which translates to MSVGIIMLVHTAFDRAEQVARHWAAAGCPLVIHADKSVPKAAYDAFVKSLSDLPDVRFSKRHRCEWGTWGLVAATQSAAEVMLEEFPQVRHVYLASGSCLPLRPVQELIDHLAARPQTDFIESATTADVPWTIGGLDHERFTLRFPFSWRKHRYLFDRYVALQRVIGYKRRIPNGIVPHMGSQWWCLTRQTLSAILSDPERDTYDRYFKKVWIPDESYFQTLARQYSRQIESRSLTLSKFDYQGKPHIFYDDHLQLLRRSDCFVARKIWPFANRLYDAFLNDKSGAMKRTEPNPGKIDRIFAKAVERRTRGRPGLLMQSRFPVEGRENGLTCAQYSVFQGFSDLFENFETWLAKATSTRVHGHLFAPERAEFSDGQTVMNGALSDSAALRDYNPRAFLASLIWNTRGERQCFQMGPRDHIKKLEWDLAKDPNAQISVITGAWAVPLFKSNANFSDIRREAARLQQIESKYLEVLRSPWTKARVRIWTMAEFIEAPMEPLQTIIDEIGQQNLRGLAEVPRMSDLSGFGQFLQNLKNQGMHPYLMGDFPVAHDPHEPHHDKPKPYLVQ; encoded by the coding sequence GTGAGTGTCGGGATTATCATGCTGGTGCATACGGCCTTTGACCGGGCCGAGCAGGTGGCGCGCCATTGGGCGGCGGCCGGTTGCCCGCTGGTGATCCATGCCGACAAATCGGTGCCCAAGGCGGCCTATGATGCGTTCGTCAAATCCCTGTCTGATTTGCCCGACGTGCGGTTTTCCAAGCGACATCGCTGTGAATGGGGGACATGGGGCCTTGTGGCGGCGACGCAAAGTGCCGCGGAGGTGATGCTGGAGGAATTCCCGCAGGTTCGGCATGTCTACCTCGCCTCCGGGTCCTGTCTTCCGTTGCGTCCGGTTCAGGAGTTGATCGATCACCTGGCCGCGCGCCCGCAGACCGATTTCATCGAATCCGCCACCACGGCGGATGTGCCTTGGACAATCGGCGGGCTGGACCATGAGCGATTCACCCTGCGGTTCCCGTTTTCGTGGCGCAAGCATCGCTACCTGTTCGACCGCTATGTCGCCCTGCAACGCGTCATCGGCTACAAGCGGCGTATCCCCAACGGCATTGTGCCGCATATGGGAAGCCAGTGGTGGTGTCTGACCCGGCAAACCCTGTCGGCGATTCTGTCGGACCCTGAGCGGGACACATATGACCGCTACTTCAAGAAGGTCTGGATCCCCGACGAGAGCTATTTCCAGACGCTCGCCCGGCAGTATTCGCGACAAATCGAAAGCCGGTCCCTGACTCTGTCGAAGTTCGATTACCAGGGCAAGCCACACATCTTTTACGATGACCATCTACAGCTTTTGCGCCGTTCGGATTGCTTTGTGGCGCGCAAGATCTGGCCTTTTGCCAATCGCCTGTACGATGCCTTCCTGAATGATAAATCAGGCGCCATGAAACGGACCGAGCCGAACCCCGGCAAGATCGACCGGATTTTCGCCAAGGCGGTCGAACGGCGCACACGCGGGCGGCCCGGCCTTCTGATGCAAAGCCGGTTTCCCGTGGAAGGGCGCGAGAACGGCCTGACCTGCGCACAATATTCGGTGTTCCAAGGGTTCAGCGATCTTTTCGAGAATTTCGAGACGTGGCTGGCCAAGGCCACGAGCACCCGGGTGCATGGCCATTTGTTTGCACCTGAGAGGGCCGAATTTTCGGACGGGCAAACGGTGATGAACGGTGCCCTGAGCGATAGCGCCGCCCTGCGCGATTACAATCCGCGGGCCTTTCTTGCCAGCCTGATCTGGAATACGCGCGGCGAACGGCAGTGCTTCCAGATGGGACCGCGCGATCACATCAAGAAGCTTGAGTGGGATCTGGCAAAAGACCCCAATGCGCAAATCTCGGTCATTACCGGGGCATGGGCCGTGCCACTGTTCAAATCCAACGCCAATTTCTCGGACATCCGACGCGAAGCCGCGCGCCTGCAACAGATCGAAAGCAAGTATCTGGAAGTCTTGCGGTCGCCCTGGACGAAGGCGCGCGTGCGCATCTGGACCATGGCCGAGTTCATCGAGGCCCCGATGGAGCCGCTGCAAACCATTATCGACGAGATCGGGCAGCAAAACCTGCGTGGTCTGGCCGAAGTGCCGCGCATGTCGGACCTGAGCGGATTCGGGCAGTTCCTTCAGAACCTCAAGAACCAAGGGATGCACCCCTACTTGATGGGGGATTTCCCGGTGGCGCATGACCCGCATGAGCCGCATCACGACAAACCGAAACCCTATCTGGTGCAGTAA
- a CDS encoding glycosyltransferase family 2 protein, producing the protein MRLKRKRAKLRAWRKHFSLLPVQDRTAKIRPGDVLLFSTFRDEYVRLPYFMKYYRNLGVSHFIMVDNDSQDGGREYLAAQDDVSLWTTKASYKKARFGVDWLNWLQGKYGHGHWTLVVDPDEFFIYPFCDTRPIRALTDWLDTSQVRSFGAMLLDMYPKGRIDSVPYQLGQDPLEIASWFDPGNYTIEKNKAFGNLWIQGGPRARVFFYDTPKKAPALNKTPLVKWDKRNAYVSSTHMLLPRGLNLTYDEWGGEKASGILLHTKFLDTFTAKAEEELQRREHYAASIEYKAYAESLRDNPDLWCKWSEKYINWRQLEILGLMSKGNWA; encoded by the coding sequence ATGCGGCTCAAACGCAAACGCGCCAAGCTGCGCGCGTGGCGCAAGCATTTTTCCTTGTTACCAGTGCAGGACCGGACGGCCAAAATCCGGCCCGGTGATGTCTTGTTGTTCTCAACCTTCCGAGACGAATACGTGCGCCTGCCCTATTTCATGAAATACTACCGCAATCTGGGCGTGTCGCATTTCATCATGGTCGACAACGACAGCCAGGACGGCGGGCGGGAGTACCTTGCCGCGCAGGACGATGTCTCGCTCTGGACGACCAAGGCCAGCTACAAGAAGGCGCGTTTCGGTGTTGATTGGCTGAACTGGCTACAAGGGAAGTATGGCCACGGGCATTGGACGCTTGTCGTCGATCCTGATGAGTTCTTCATATACCCCTTCTGTGACACACGGCCCATCCGGGCCCTGACCGATTGGCTGGACACCTCGCAGGTGCGGTCCTTCGGGGCGATGCTTTTGGATATGTACCCCAAGGGGCGGATCGACTCGGTTCCTTATCAGCTTGGGCAGGACCCGCTTGAGATTGCCTCGTGGTTTGACCCCGGAAATTATACCATCGAAAAGAACAAGGCCTTCGGCAACCTGTGGATTCAAGGCGGGCCACGGGCAAGGGTTTTCTTCTATGACACCCCCAAGAAGGCCCCGGCCCTGAACAAGACGCCATTGGTCAAATGGGACAAGCGCAATGCTTATGTCAGCTCGACCCACATGCTTTTGCCAAGGGGTTTGAACCTGACGTATGACGAATGGGGCGGCGAAAAGGCCAGTGGCATTTTGCTTCACACCAAGTTTCTGGATACTTTCACTGCGAAAGCGGAAGAAGAATTGCAACGCCGGGAACATTATGCGGCAAGCATCGAATACAAGGCCTATGCCGAAAGCCTTCGCGACAACCCCGACCTTTGGTGCAAATGGTCGGAGAAATATATAAACTGGCGCCAGTTGGAAATTCTTGGACTGATGTCCAAGGGGAACTGGGCCTGA
- a CDS encoding nodulation protein NodH — MSGPFDYFVVFAEMRTGSNFLESNLNAFDSFQCHGEAFNPHFIGYPNKTEILGVTQDMRDADPARLVNTIKEQSEGLGGFRFFNDHDQRVLDLCLDDPRCAKIILTRNPVDSYVSWKIAQATGQWKLTNVKRRKDSKVAFDGPEFEKHVARLQEFQVMLLNRLQTTGQTAFYVAYEDLQNLDVVNGLAKFLGSDERLEALDASLKKQNPSSLEDKVSNFDEMERALSGLDPFNLTRTPNFEPRRGPGVPGYVTGAKAPILYMPMRAGPEEEVRAWLAALDGVPSETLPTKMQQKGLRQWKRRNRRHRSFTVLRHPLARAHHVFCTRILMRGPGTFSDIRKTLRNFHKLPIPGGNPDDTYDRRAHRAAFGAFLEFLKANLAGQTGIRIDAHWATQSSVMQGMGEFALPDMVIREDEMETLLPVLAKQVGYAKPPRPAKAQADVPFALSEIYDDDLEDLARAVYQRDYMMFGFGKWGD; from the coding sequence ATGTCTGGCCCCTTTGATTACTTCGTCGTGTTCGCCGAAATGCGCACCGGATCGAACTTCCTTGAAAGCAACCTGAACGCTTTCGACAGCTTTCAGTGTCACGGCGAGGCATTCAACCCGCATTTCATCGGCTACCCCAACAAGACCGAGATTCTGGGTGTCACGCAGGACATGCGCGATGCCGACCCCGCGCGCCTGGTCAACACCATCAAGGAACAGTCCGAGGGGTTGGGCGGGTTCCGGTTTTTCAACGATCACGACCAAAGGGTTCTGGACCTTTGCCTGGACGATCCGCGCTGTGCCAAGATCATCCTGACGCGCAATCCGGTGGACAGTTACGTAAGCTGGAAAATCGCGCAGGCCACGGGGCAGTGGAAGCTGACCAATGTGAAGCGGCGCAAGGACAGCAAAGTTGCCTTTGACGGGCCGGAGTTCGAGAAACACGTGGCCCGCCTGCAAGAGTTTCAGGTGATGCTGCTGAACCGTTTGCAAACCACGGGCCAGACGGCGTTCTACGTGGCCTACGAGGATTTGCAGAACCTCGATGTGGTTAACGGTCTGGCAAAATTCCTTGGCAGCGACGAGCGTCTTGAAGCTTTGGATGCCTCGCTGAAGAAACAGAACCCGAGTAGCCTTGAAGACAAGGTCTCGAACTTTGACGAGATGGAGCGCGCGCTATCGGGGTTGGACCCTTTCAACCTGACGAGGACGCCCAATTTCGAACCGCGCCGGGGGCCGGGGGTTCCGGGGTATGTCACCGGGGCCAAGGCGCCGATTTTGTACATGCCGATGCGTGCCGGCCCGGAAGAAGAGGTGCGCGCGTGGCTGGCGGCCCTGGATGGTGTCCCGTCAGAGACCCTGCCAACCAAGATGCAGCAAAAGGGCCTGCGCCAATGGAAGCGGCGCAACCGCAGGCACCGCAGTTTCACCGTGCTGCGCCATCCGCTGGCGCGGGCGCATCACGTGTTTTGCACCCGGATCCTGATGCGGGGGCCGGGGACATTCTCGGATATTCGAAAAACCCTGCGCAATTTCCACAAGCTGCCGATCCCCGGCGGCAACCCCGATGACACCTATGACCGGCGTGCCCATCGCGCGGCATTCGGTGCGTTTCTGGAGTTCCTCAAGGCCAATCTGGCCGGGCAGACGGGTATTCGGATTGATGCGCATTGGGCCACTCAATCCTCGGTCATGCAGGGCATGGGGGAATTTGCCCTGCCCGACATGGTGATCCGCGAGGACGAGATGGAGACCCTTCTGCCAGTTCTGGCCAAGCAGGTGGGATATGCCAAACCACCACGCCCGGCAAAGGCGCAGGCCGATGTGCCCTTTGCCCTTTCCGAAATCTACGACGACGATCTCGAAGACCTGGCCCGCGCGGTATATCAGCGCGATTACATGATGTTCGGATTTGGAAAATGGGGCGATTGA
- the hpf gene encoding ribosome hibernation-promoting factor, HPF/YfiA family, producing MRYQISGKQIDVGEALQTHVKAELGEAVAKYAERPTDAHIIFSKSASEYVCESIVHLSTGLTAQAKAHAHEIYAAFDKCCEKMEKQLRRYKRRLKDHHRDRAQPVEVLGASSYILASESEDEDSEPENLQPVIVAEMETQIPSLSVGEAVMQMELAEAPVLIFRNEQNNGLNVVYRRDDGNIGWIDP from the coding sequence ATGCGTTATCAAATCAGTGGAAAACAGATCGATGTTGGCGAAGCCCTCCAAACCCACGTGAAGGCGGAACTTGGCGAAGCCGTGGCCAAATATGCCGAAAGACCCACTGACGCGCATATCATCTTTTCCAAAAGCGCCAGTGAATATGTCTGCGAATCCATCGTGCATCTATCGACCGGCCTGACAGCTCAGGCCAAGGCCCACGCGCATGAAATCTATGCAGCTTTCGACAAGTGCTGTGAGAAGATGGAAAAGCAACTTCGGCGGTACAAGCGTCGATTGAAAGATCACCATCGCGACCGGGCGCAGCCGGTTGAAGTTCTGGGTGCATCCTCTTATATCCTCGCCTCAGAAAGCGAAGATGAGGATTCGGAGCCAGAAAACCTGCAACCCGTGATCGTCGCCGAGATGGAAACACAAATTCCCTCTCTGTCGGTTGGTGAGGCGGTTATGCAGATGGAACTGGCTGAGGCTCCGGTTTTGATCTTCCGTAATGAGCAAAATAACGGGTTGAACGTGGTGTATCGTCGGGATGACGGAAACATCGGGTGGATCGATCCGTAA
- the lptB gene encoding LPS export ABC transporter ATP-binding protein — protein sequence MAKPDLHIAHENTGLQVKNLRKSYKKRVVIRDVSLDLQQGEVVALLGPNGSGKTTTFYAIAGLIYPEGGHVLLDGREVTNLPMYRRAKMGIGYLPQEMSIFRGLSVEDNIMAILDISESDRHKRRERLEELLSDFSIEHLRRAPALALSGGERRRVEIARCLAADPKYLLLDEPFAGVDPISVGDIRHLVADLKKRGIGVLITDHNVRETLEIVDRAYILHDGKVLMSGSPEEVVENENVRRVYLGDSFRIS from the coding sequence ATGGCCAAGCCCGATCTTCATATCGCCCATGAAAACACAGGGCTCCAGGTTAAGAATCTGCGCAAAAGCTACAAGAAACGCGTTGTTATTCGCGATGTGTCGCTGGATTTGCAGCAGGGCGAGGTCGTGGCACTTTTGGGCCCCAACGGGTCGGGCAAAACCACAACATTTTATGCCATTGCCGGGCTGATCTATCCCGAAGGCGGGCATGTCCTTCTGGATGGGCGCGAGGTGACAAACCTGCCGATGTACCGTCGCGCCAAGATGGGCATTGGCTATTTGCCACAAGAGATGTCGATCTTTCGCGGCCTCTCGGTCGAAGATAATATCATGGCCATCCTCGACATCTCGGAATCCGACCGGCACAAGCGGCGTGAGCGGCTTGAGGAATTGCTATCCGACTTCTCGATCGAGCATCTGCGCCGTGCACCCGCCCTGGCCCTGTCAGGGGGGGAACGCCGCCGCGTGGAGATTGCCCGCTGCCTTGCGGCTGATCCGAAATACCTGCTTCTGGACGAACCTTTTGCCGGGGTCGATCCAATTTCGGTTGGCGATATCCGGCATCTTGTCGCTGACTTGAAGAAACGTGGCATCGGCGTGCTGATCACGGATCACAACGTGCGCGAAACGCTCGAAATCGTGGATCGCGCCTATATTTTACATGATGGTAAGGTGCTTATGTCCGGCAGCCCCGAAGAGGTGGTTGAAAACGAAAACGTACGCCGTGTCTATCTTGGCGATAGCTTCCGGATTTCGTGA
- a CDS encoding PTS sugar transporter subunit IIA: protein MEMSMILKPEAVRVLSAASSKKRLLHELGDLAEAAYGIKQLGAVEALQERESLGPTGVGHGVALPHARIDGIDEVVGVFVLLDKPVDFDSVDRQPVDLVFALFAPRDAGVEHLKALALVSRTLRDPSVCAKLRSNSDPATLYTIVTEAQAVQAA from the coding sequence ATGGAAATGTCAATGATCCTCAAGCCTGAGGCCGTCCGCGTACTGTCTGCTGCATCCAGCAAAAAGCGGTTACTCCATGAACTCGGCGATCTTGCCGAGGCGGCCTACGGCATCAAGCAGCTTGGTGCCGTCGAGGCCCTGCAAGAACGCGAAAGCCTTGGCCCCACTGGTGTGGGCCATGGCGTGGCCTTGCCACACGCACGGATTGACGGGATTGATGAGGTTGTCGGGGTTTTTGTCCTGTTGGACAAGCCGGTTGATTTCGACTCTGTGGACAGACAGCCCGTTGATCTGGTCTTTGCCCTGTTCGCGCCACGTGACGCGGGCGTTGAACACCTCAAGGCGCTGGCGCTTGTCTCGCGGACTCTGCGTGATCCGTCGGTTTGTGCGAAACTGCGTTCGAACAGCGATCCGGCAACCCTTTATACCATCGTTACCGAAGCTCAGGCCGTTCAGGCGGCCTGA